CGGCGACGATCGGCGAACCCAGATCGTGGCCGCGTCGGGCGAGTTCGAGATCGAGGACCTGATCCCCGAGGAGGACGTGGTCATCACGATCTCCCACGCCGGCTACATGAAGCGGCTCCCGGTCACGACGTACCGGAGCCAGCGGCGCGGGGGCCGGGGTATCACGGGCGCGGGGACGCGCGAAGAGGACTTCATCGAGCACCTCTTCATCGCGAGCACGCACAGCTACATCCTCGTGTACACGGACCGGGGCCGTGTGTACTGGCTCAAGGTGCACGAGATCCCCCAGGGCGGCCGCACCGCCAAGGGGAAGGCCATCGTGAACCTGGTCGAGATGTCGCAGAACGAGCGCGTCGCGGCCGTGGTCCCGGTGAAGCAGTTCAGCGAGGACCGGTTCATCTTCCTCTGCACGCGGAAGGGGACCGTGAAGAAGACGACGCTCTCCGCGTTCTCGAACCCGCGCCGCATGGGCATCGTGGCGATCGGGGTCGAGGCGGACGACGCCTTGATCGACGCCGTGGTCACGGACGGCACGCAGGACATCATCCTCTCGAAGCGGGACGGCCTCGCGATCCGGTTCAAGGAGACGGATGTCCGGTCCATGGGGCGCACGGCGTTCGGAGTCCGGGGCGTGCGGCTCGAGGAGGACGACGCGGTGGTCGGCGTCATCGCGGTGCGGCGCGAAGCGTCGATCCTGGTCGCGACCGAGAACGGTTACGGCAAGCGCACGCCGATCTCGGAGTACCGCGTCACGGGCCGCGGCGGGAAGGGAATCATCTCGATCCAGACGAGCGAGCGCAACGGCAAGGTGGTCGCCGCGCTCGAGGTCGTGGAGGACGACGAGGTCATGCTGATCACGCGCGGCGGCATCGTGATCCGCACCCAGGTCGCGGGCATCTCGGAGATCGGCCGCAACACGCAGGGCGTGCGGCTCATCAACCTCGAGTCCGGAGATCAGCTCATCGACGTCGCGCGCGTCGAGGAGACGGAGGAAGCCGAGGAGGCCTAGCTCCCGCGGGCGGTTTCGAGCCTCGGCGCCAGGCATGGCCGGCGCCGGAGCGTCTTGCGCGTCCGCACCAGCACGGCCCCGAGCCGGCCATGGATCCCCGCATTCCGACGTCCACCATCCGGCGTCTCTCCGGCTATTACCGCGTCCTGGAGGAGCTGGAGGCCGAGGGGGAGAGGACCATCTCCTCCCAGGGTCTCGCCCACCAGAGCGGCGTCACGTCCGCCCAGGTCCGGAAGGACCTCTCCTACTTCGGCAACTTCGGAAAGCGCGGGCTCGGCTACTCGGTGCCCCGGCTGCGGCGCGAGATCCGGCTCATCCTGGGGTTGAATCGCCGCTGGAAGGTGGCGCTCGTCGGCGCCGGGAACATCGGATCCGCTCTGTATTCCTACAAGGAGTTCCGCCGGCAGGGGTTCGACATCGTCGGCGTGTACGACGTGAGCGCCGAGCGCGTGGGGCAGCGGTGGCGTGACCTCACCATCGGGCACGTCGACGAGCTCGAGGCGGATGCGGAGCGGCTCGGAATGGAGATCGGCGTGATCGCGGTGCCCGCGCGCGCGGCGCAGGCGGTCGCGGACCGGCTGGTCGCGGCGGGCATGCGCGGGATCCTGAATTTCGCGCACCGCCGGATCCAGCTGCCGGCCAACGTCGCGCTCCGGTCCGTGAACCTCTCGATCGAGCTGGAGAGCCTGGCGTTCGCGATCAAGGTGCTGCACGCGAAACCGTCCACGGCTCGCGCCAAGAAAGGCGCGACCGCGCTCCGCGTGAAGGACGTGACCGGGCGCGAG
The sequence above is a segment of the Candidatus Eisenbacteria bacterium genome. Coding sequences within it:
- a CDS encoding redox-sensing transcriptional repressor Rex; this encodes MDPRIPTSTIRRLSGYYRVLEELEAEGERTISSQGLAHQSGVTSAQVRKDLSYFGNFGKRGLGYSVPRLRREIRLILGLNRRWKVALVGAGNIGSALYSYKEFRRQGFDIVGVYDVSAERVGQRWRDLTIGHVDELEADAERLGMEIGVIAVPARAAQAVADRLVAAGMRGILNFAHRRIQLPANVALRSVNLSIELESLAFAIKVLHAKPSTARAKKGATALRVKDVTGREAS